From the Pseudodesulfovibrio indicus genome, the window ATGTTGCGCTTAAACACGACGAACAAACGCTTTATGTCCTAAAGTCAATCCTAGCTGTCTTGTCTGACAAAACGGTCCCAGACGGATCGTTTTTTAGACTGCTACCAGGTAGTGATTATTCTAGGATGCGCCTAGCTTACTACAAAAGAAATAATAAACTCTTAGGGCAAACTAACTCTGCCACTATTCCTCTTATAAAGGTTGGTGAATTATGCCTCCGCACTTAGATGAAAAGTTGGTTAACAAAATAGTCTATATCATAGATGAGTGGACAGGGAAGCTCACCTGGCCCCTTATTGTCGAAGCCGTAGAGCGTTCTCTTGGTTGGCGGTATTCAAGGCAAACCTTGTCAAAATATAGCGGTATTAAAGACGCTTACTATCGCAAAAAAGATCAGTTGAGCGGTGAAGAGTTTGAGCCTGTGTACTATACACCCCGGCAAATGAAGAAAGTTCTAGATAGGCTGGAGCGGTTAGAAAAGGAAAACTCGCGAATGAAAAAACAGATTGAAATCCTCACTGGACAACTAGCCCAATGGGCATACAACGCAAATGTTAGAGGGGTAACAAAAGCGGATTTGGATGTTCCCCTGCCACCAGTCAATAGATCATAGTGAGCGTTGATTTTTGAGACCCAGAGCTTTGACTCCTTCGTCGAAAGAATCTCCTTATTGGTTCTGATCTGTCACCCGTTTTGTCGGGGGGGGATTTGGAAATATATTGTCTTCTTTCAACTTGCATATATTCTTTCTGCTAAAGGTCCATAATCGGTTACTTTGCGAGTGGAAGCACTGTCAATCGACTCGTCATCGCAATTAGTCATGCGTTTCAACATAATCTTCTGAGCCTGAAGAACGCATCTCGTGTAAGCAAAGCATGCTCGCAATTGCTACTTATTCTAGTTGGCGCTTCGTATCGTTCTAACCAGTACGCAGTGGCTTAACACTATGTATATTTGACCACGATAGCTTCGTGCATTTCATGAGCTAGGGCAAAGGTGCTTTATGCATGTGTGTCCATTTTTTAAACACAATGGGTGTGGTGCGCCTAAAAAATGGACAAATATTGATGGAGTGTTCAAATATACGTCCCAACAAAAGACTAATTTTTAGAAAATAAAGTAATATATTTTAAGCTGTTATTTTTATCTGCGCTTCTTTGGCACACCGATTGCCTTATAGTTTTCAATTACACAATTTAACTATCGGAGGATTAACTCATGAAGAAGACTATTATGGTACTCGCACTGGTTATGACTGTTGCATTTATTTCAACTAACGCTATGGCGTGGGGAATGAACGGCTGGAATGGAAACGGCCACAACATGCATTACAATAATGGAGTCAACTCCCAAGTTAACTCTCAAGCCTATCAGGATTTCCTGAATGACACTGCTAAGCTCCGAGCTAGTATTGCGGCAGACCAAGTCGAATTGTCAGCTATCATGGCCAGTCCGTCCCCTGACGCAAAGAGGGCTCGAACCGTGACAGAGCAGATGAACGAGAAGATTGCCAAGCTGAATGAAAAGGCAGCTGCACAGAATCTTCCCCAGATGGGCAACGGCAGATACGGCATGATGGGTAACGGCATGATGGGCAACGGCATGATGGGCAACGGTATGATGGGCAACGGCATGATGGGCAACGGTATGATGGGTCCCGGCATGATGAACAATGGCTACCATGGTTGCTGGTAGATAACTTACTTGACGGGAGGGGCTTTCCCCTCTCGTCATAGTGTTGAGGAGAGCCCATAATGTGGTATTCAAATTGGGGACATCACGGGTCTGGTTGGAGCATGGGGGGCGGTTTGCTTGGCATGGTGCTAAACCTGTTGATAATCATTTCCTTGGTTTATCTCGCCACCCGACTATTTAAACACTTCAGAGCACGTCCAAACGTGAATGGATATTCCAGCGATCATTTACAGATTCTCAAACGCAGATTTGCAAACAGCGAAATTGATGAAGAAGAATTTGAGAAATTGCGCAAAAACTTAGAAGCGTAAAATCTATGTCTATCATCATGCGTCTACATAACAATGTCTTCTCTTTGTTAAGCGTATTTGGCTCGTAGTCTTTGAAGCACAGTTGACACTCGACAAACGAATGAATAGGTGTTCATATGGCCCGTGCCTGCTAGTTGGCTCTGCCATTTTGAAAAGGATAGAGGACACCATGACTACGAAAAAATTCGGATTGAAAAACTTGGACTGCGCTGCTTGTGCAGCAAAGCTTGAGAACGGCCTTAATGATATGGAAACCATAGATAAGGCTGTGGTTGATTTTGCAACAATGACGCTTTTTATTACAGCTGAGGATGTGGCTGATATTGAAGCTAAGGTGAAGGTAATTGAGCCAGAAGTAGGCATTATCGATTATTCCAACCTCCCTGCTTCCAGCGAAGCAGCACAAGAAGAGAGCGACAAGCCACGTGATTTAATTCTCCTGGCAGTCGCTGGGGCTATGTTTATTTTTACCCTTGTGTATGAGGATGTGTTCCACCAAACAAAGTGGAGTGGCTGGGAAGTCCCATTTGTCCTTGTCGCCTATTTTCTTGCGGGATGGAACGTTCTTTTGGGGGCACTCAAGACCATCAAGAAAGGCCTGTTTTTTGATGAAAACGTGCTGATGACCATCGCTACGATCGGGGCAATTGCGATCCATGCGTACCCGGAAGCTGTGGGCATCATGATTTTCTTCAAGGTCGGTGAATTGCTTCAAGGGTTTGCAGTCAATCGGTCTCGTCGCTCAATCAAGTCTTTGCTGGCCTCAAGGCCGGATAAAGCTTTTTTGTTGGAGCTTGATGGTCTGAAAGAAGTAAAGCCGGAAATGGTTCAGGTAGGACAATCCGTTGTGGTCAAGCCTGGAGACAAGATCCCTCTGGACGGTGAAGTGACCAGCGGCTCATCGCAGATTGACACTTCTGCTTTGACGGGAGAGTCCGTACCCATCGTAGTCGAAGAAGGCGATAGCGTCCTCGCGGGCCAAATCTGCAAGACAGGCGCACTGACAATCAAGGTAACCCGTCCCTTTGAGGAGTCTTCCATAGCTAAGGTTATGGATTTGGTGGAGAACGCCACGGCAAATAAGGCCAAGACCGAGAAATTTATCACTCGCTTTTCCCGATACTACACCCCATTTGTCGTCTTTTTGGCGGCAGGCATCGCACTTATTCCGCCTCTGTTCATGGGAGCGAGTTTTAGCGAATGGATATACAGGGCACTGGTTCTGCTTGTTATATCTTGCCCCTGTGCACTGGTTGTCAGTATCCCTCTTGGATATTTTGGAGGAATTGGCCGATCTTCAATGCAAGGCATTCTTGTCAAGGGCTCGAATTATCTTGATGTACTGGCATCTGTTACCACAGTCGCCTTTGACAAGACGGGCACACTGACGGAAGGCGTTTTCAAGGTAAATGATGTCGTCACAAACAATGGGTTCACTAAAGATTCACTGATCGAATTTGCCGCAGCAGCTGAATACCATTCAACTCATCCTATCGCTGTCTCTATTGTCGATATACAGAACGCCAAAGGAGAGCCAGTCCAGGAATCAAAGATATCCGAGCATACTGTTCGTTCTGGCATGGGGGTTGAAGCT encodes:
- a CDS encoding Spy/CpxP family protein refolding chaperone, whose amino-acid sequence is MKKTIMVLALVMTVAFISTNAMAWGMNGWNGNGHNMHYNNGVNSQVNSQAYQDFLNDTAKLRASIAADQVELSAIMASPSPDAKRARTVTEQMNEKIAKLNEKAAAQNLPQMGNGRYGMMGNGMMGNGMMGNGMMGNGMMGNGMMGPGMMNNGYHGCW
- a CDS encoding SHOCT domain-containing protein, with amino-acid sequence MWYSNWGHHGSGWSMGGGLLGMVLNLLIIISLVYLATRLFKHFRARPNVNGYSSDHLQILKRRFANSEIDEEEFEKLRKNLEA
- a CDS encoding heavy metal translocating P-type ATPase, translated to MTTKKFGLKNLDCAACAAKLENGLNDMETIDKAVVDFATMTLFITAEDVADIEAKVKVIEPEVGIIDYSNLPASSEAAQEESDKPRDLILLAVAGAMFIFTLVYEDVFHQTKWSGWEVPFVLVAYFLAGWNVLLGALKTIKKGLFFDENVLMTIATIGAIAIHAYPEAVGIMIFFKVGELLQGFAVNRSRRSIKSLLASRPDKAFLLELDGLKEVKPEMVQVGQSVVVKPGDKIPLDGEVTSGSSQIDTSALTGESVPIVVEEGDSVLAGQICKTGALTIKVTRPFEESSIAKVMDLVENATANKAKTEKFITRFSRYYTPFVVFLAAGIALIPPLFMGASFSEWIYRALVLLVISCPCALVVSIPLGYFGGIGRSSMQGILVKGSNYLDVLASVTTVAFDKTGTLTEGVFKVNDVVTNNGFTKDSLIEFAAAAEYHSTHPIAVSIVDIQNAKGEPVQESKISEHTVRSGMGVEAVYEGHRVLVGNNRLMEKNGVEYQNKNYEGTIAHVSVDGKYAGHIAIGDNLRSDARQAIRSLKDMGVKEVVMLTGDNEQTAAAVAKTLGLDSFHANLLPEDKVDYFEKINSNNRDSGKIAFVGDGINDAPVIARADVGIAMGAMGSDAAVETADVVLMVDSPLKVAEAISIAKQTRRIVWQNILLAFVVKGIFISFGAFGLATMWEAVFADVGTALLALANSARILKS